In Scleropages formosus chromosome 20, fSclFor1.1, whole genome shotgun sequence, a single window of DNA contains:
- the LOC108940184 gene encoding telomerase RNA component interacting RNase-like isoform X2 yields the protein MESKRGSKDIVVENDSDSSSDSRPNSPETSGGNAFANDGSFLELFKRKMEEEERRRRKEQQQQQEEKNKMKEGRGDTRCPQGPQSSGQKKTFSVTSFVGRRRGGAKLALKTGVVAKKRKLDSEGDSNKGDAWAKYMAEVMKYKAHQCGDDDKTRPLVK from the exons ATGGAGTCGAAACGCGGCAGCAAGGATATAGTAGTGGAGAACGACAGTGACAGTAGTAGCGACAGCAGGCCGAACAGCCCGGAGACGAGCGGCGGAAACGCGTTCGCCAACGACGGCAGCTTCCTGGAGCTCTTCAAGaggaagatggaggaggaggagaggaggaggaggaaggagcagcagcagcagcaagaggagaagaacaagatgAAGGAGGGACGGGGCGACACGAGATGCCCGCAGGGGCCGCAGTCCTCGGGCCAGAAGAAGACATTTAGCGTGACGAGCTTT GTGGGCAGGCGGAGAGGTGGCGCCAAGCTGGCCCTCAAGACTGGAGTGGTGGCCAAGAAGCGGAAGCTGGACAGCGAG GGCGATTCCAACAAAGGAGATGCCTGGGCTAAGTACATGGCTGAAGTTATGAAATACAAAGCACATCAGTGTGGTGACGACGACAAAACCAGGCCTCTGGTCAAATAG
- the LOC108940184 gene encoding telomerase RNA component interacting RNase-like isoform X1, producing the protein MESKRGSKDIVVENDSDSSSDSRPNSPETSGGNAFANDGSFLELFKRKMEEEERRRRKEQQQQQEEKNKMKEGRGDTRCPQGPQSSGQKKTFSVTSFVGRRRGGAKLALKTGVVAKKRKLDSEVSRHISFVYHASHPYCFSHTFLQGSLQLLRADLPVYAAG; encoded by the exons ATGGAGTCGAAACGCGGCAGCAAGGATATAGTAGTGGAGAACGACAGTGACAGTAGTAGCGACAGCAGGCCGAACAGCCCGGAGACGAGCGGCGGAAACGCGTTCGCCAACGACGGCAGCTTCCTGGAGCTCTTCAAGaggaagatggaggaggaggagaggaggaggaggaaggagcagcagcagcagcaagaggagaagaacaagatgAAGGAGGGACGGGGCGACACGAGATGCCCGCAGGGGCCGCAGTCCTCGGGCCAGAAGAAGACATTTAGCGTGACGAGCTTT GTGGGCAGGCGGAGAGGTGGCGCCAAGCTGGCCCTCAAGACTGGAGTGGTGGCCAAGAAGCGGAAGCTGGACAGCGAGGTATCGCGccacatttcttttgtttaccACGCGAGCCATCCTTACTGTTTCTctcacacctttctccaaggcagttTACAGCTACTTAGAGCGGATTTACCCGTTTACGCTGCCGGGTGA